Part of the Micromonospora rhizosphaerae genome is shown below.
GAGCCGGGCCAGGGCACGGGACTGAGCCATCCGCACCGCCGCCGCGGTCATCCCGACGATCGTCCCCACCTCGTCGGCGGAGAGGCCCACCGCGACGCGCAGCAGGATGATCTCCCGCTGCACGTCCGGCAGCCTGTTCAGCAGCCCGGACAACCGCCGGGCCAGGTCGCTGGCGACCGCCTGCTGCTCGGGCCCGGGAGCGCCGTCGGGCTGCTCGAGCGGGGTGTCGGTGGGGGTGACGGCCGAGTCCCGGATCGCCGCGCGCTGCGCGTCGGCCACCTTGTGCGCGGCGATGCCGTAGACGAAGGCGGTGAAGGGCGAGCCCTGCTCCCGGTAGCGGGGCAGCGCCCGCAGCACCGCGACGCACACCTCCTGGGCGACGTCGTCGGCGGTGGTGTACGCCCCGCCGATCCGGCCCAGGCGGCCCCGGCAGTACCGGACCAGGCCGGGACGTACGTCGGTGAGCAGCGTCGCGGTCGCCGCCTGGTCGCCCGCGGCGGCCCGACGGACGAGCTCTGGCTGGATCACTGTCGTCATGACGCTTTGCGAGACACCTTCATTACCGGCCGGTTACCGGCACGCTATCGAGACTGTCGGGTTTTGCATAGCTCGCGCTTCGTGGTGGAGGCACCGCGGAAAGTAGCTGTTGCGCTCGTCCGACCGCCTCCGATGTCCCAGGTAACAACGGAGGGAGGGGTTGATGGGCGTCGAGGTGGCCGTGCGGGGACTGACCAAGTCCTTCGGTGGTCAGCCCGTGTGGTCGGACGTCACGCTGACCCTGCCGGCCGGTGAGATATCCGTCCTGTTGGGACCCTCCGGCACGGGCAAGTCGGTGTTCCTCAAGACGCTGGTCGGCCTGCTCCGCCCCGACCGGGGCGACATCTGGATCGAGGGGCAGAACCTGCCGCGCCTGTCGGAACGGGCGCTGTACGAGGTGCGCAAGCTCTTCGGCGTGCTGTTCCAGGACGGCGCGCTGTTCGGCTCGATGAACATCTACGACAACGTGGCGTTCCCGCTGCGCGAGCACACCCGCCGGCCCGAGTCCCAGATCCGGGCCGTGGTCACCGAGAAGCTCGACATGGTGGGCCTGATCGGCGCGGAGAAGAAGCTGCCCGGCGAGATATCGGGCGGCATGCGCAAGCGGGCCGGCCTCGCCCGCGCCCTCGTGCTCGACCCGCAGATCATCCTCTTCGACGAGCCGGACTCCGGGCTGGACCCGGTCCGCACCGCCTACCTGAACCAGCTCATCATCGACCTCAACCAGCGCACCGAGGCGACCTTCCTGATCGTCACCCACGACATCAACACCGCCCGGACCGTGCCGGACAACATCGGGCTGATCTACCACGGGCACCTGGCCATGTTCGGGCCGCGGGAGATGCTGCTGTCCAGCACCGAACCCGTGGTGCGGCAGTTCCTCAACGCGCAGCGGATCGGCCCGATCGGCATGGCGGAGGAGAAGGACGCCGACGAACTCCAGGCCGAGGCGCAGGCCGGCGTCGAACTGCCCCCGCTGCCGCCGATCCCGCTGCAGCTGCCTCCGTCGGACGGGCTGCCCCGCCGGGCCGAGCGACCAGCCGGACAGTGGTGCCGCGAGCAGGGGGTCACCCCGCCGCCGGGCTCCTTCGCCGGCCGGCCTGACGCGGAGCGCCCCACCGTCGAGCTGTCCGTCGCGGAACTGCGGCAGCACCGCGAGGTGGCCGGATGAGCGCCCCCACCACCGCCGTACGCCGATCCGGCGAGTTCTTCGCGTTCTGTCTGGACACGCTCCGCGGCCTGGGCCGCCGGCCGGTGCAGGTACGCGAGTTCGTCCAGCAGGCGTGGTTCATCAGCTCGGTGTCGATTCTCCCGGCCGCGCTGGTGTCGATCCCGTTCGGCGCGGTCATCGCGTTGCAGCTCGGCTCGCTGGTCCGGCAGCTCGGCGCGCAGTCGTTCACCGGCGCCGCCTCGGTGCTCGCGGTGGTGCGAGAGGCCGGCCCGATCGTGACAGCGCTGGTCATCGCGGGCGCGGGCGGCTCGGCGATCTGCGCCGACCTGGGCTCCCGCAAGATCCGCGAGGAGCTCGACGCGATGCAGGTCCTCGGCATCGACCCGATCCAGCGGCTGGTGGTGCCCCGGGTGCTCGCCTCGATGCTGGTCGCCGTGCTGCTCAACGGGCTGGTCAGCGTGGTCGGGGTGACCGGCGGCTACGCGTTCAACGTGGTCCTGCAGGGCGGTACGCCGGGCGCCTACCTGGCCAGCTTCCAGGCCCTCGGGCAGCTGCCTGACCTGCTGGTGGGCGAGGTCAAGGCGCTGCTGTTCGGCGCGGCCGCCGCCCTGGTGGCCTCCTACAAGGGGATGACCGCCAAGGGCGGCCCCAAGGGCGTCGGCGACGCGGTCAACCAGAGCGTAGTGATCACCTTCATGCTGCTGTTCGCGCTGAACTTCATCGTGACGGCCGTGTACTTCCAGGTCGTACCGCAGAAGGGAAGCTGACATGGCCGTGCTGCGCTACCTGGACGACCTGGGCGGACAGCTCTCCTTCTATCTGCGCGCCTTCGCCTGGACGCCGCGCACCCTGAGCCGCTACAAGCGCGAGGTGATGCGGCTGCTGGCCGAGGTCAGCTTCGGCACCGGCGCGCTCGCCGTGCTCGGCGGCACCATCGGCGTCATCTGCTTCCTCACCTTCTTCACCGGCACCGAGGTCGGCCTGCAGGGCTACCAGGCCTTGAACCAGATCGGCAGCAGCGCGTTCACCGGCTTCGTCTCGGCGTACTTCAACACCCGGGAGATCTCCCCGCTGGTGGCCGCGCTGGCCCTGTCGGCGACCGTCGGCTGCGGGTTCACCGCCCAACTCGGCGCCATGCGGATCTCCGAGGAGGTCGACGCGCTCGAGGTGATGGGGGTGCCGTCGCTGCCGTTCCTGGTCACCACCCGAATGATCGCCGGCTTCATCGCGGTCATCCCGCTGTACGTGATCGGCCTGCTCTCCAGCTACCTCGCCACCCGTACCATCGCCGTCTTCTACTTCGGCCAGTCCGCCGGCACCTACGACTACTACTTCCACCTCTTCCTGCCGCCCGTGGACGTGCTCTGGTCGTTCGGCAAGGTGCTGGTCTTCAGCGTGATCGTGGTGCTGGTGCACTGCTACTACGGCTACACCGCCACCGGTGGGCCGGCGGCCGTGGGCGTCGCCGTCGGGCGCGCCGTCCGGCTGGCCATCGTCGCGGTCAACATCGTCGACTTCTTCCTGTCGCTGGCCATCTGGGGGGCCACGACCACCGTCCGGATCGCGGGGTGAGCATGAGACATCGCGTCCTCGGCATCGTCTTCATCGCCGTGCTGACCGCGGCGCTGACCGCCTCGGTGCTGCAGTACCGTAAGGCGTTCACCCCGGTCGCCTGGGTCACCCTGCACGCCGACCGCGCCGGCCTGCAACTCCTCGAGGGCGCCGACGTCAAGGTACGCGGCGTCGTGGTCGGGGATGTCCGTTCCGTGCGCAGCGACGGCGGCGGCGCCGTCATCCGGCTGGCGCTCGACCCCGCCACGACCGACCGCATCCCGGCCGACGTGACCGCGCGGCTGCTGCCCAAGACGCTCTTCGGTGAGCGGTACGTCGAACTCGTCCCACCGACCGCCGGCACCGCCGGCCCGATCCGCGACGGCGCGGTCATCAGCCAGGACCGCAGCCGTACCGCGGTGGAGCTGGAACGGGTGCTCGACCAGGCGCTGCCGCTGCTGCAGTCGATCCGACCGGATCAGCTCGCCGCCACGCTGGGCGCGATCTCCACCGCGCTGGAGGGACGCGGCGACCAGCTGGGGGCGAACCTGGCCCGGCTCGACGCGTACCTGCGGCAGCTCAACCCGGCGATGCCCGCCCTCGCCGAGGACGTCCGCAAGCTCGCCGTCGTGCTGGACGCCTACGACGCCGCGCTGCCGGACCTGCTCGCCCTGCTGCGCGACGTCACCGTCACCGCCCGCACGGTCAGCGACCAGCGGACCCAGCTCGCCGCGCTGCTCGCCGACACCACCGACACCGCCGACGTCACCCGCGCCTTCCTCGACCGGCACGGCGACCAGCTCATCCGGCTCGGCGAGGTCAGCCGCCCGGTGCTGGAACTGCTCGCCACCTACGCCCCCGAGTACCCGTGCCTGGTCAGCGGGCTGGTCGCCCTGCAACCCCGGGTCGAGGAGGTCTTCGCCGGCGGCCGGATGCACATCACCCTCGAGGTCACTCGCGACGGTGGCCCGTACGAGCGGGGACGCGACGAACCGGTCTACGGCGCCCACAACGGCCCGGACTGCCGGCGCCTGCCCCACCCGTCCGTGCCCGCCCCCGAGGTGCCGGTCAACGACGGCTACGACTACCGGGGCGCCCGTTCCCACCCCCTCCTGCCAGTGGGCGTGCCGGGCGGGCCGGCCGGCACCGCTGCCGGCTCCGCGGCGATGGGCCAGGCCGGCACCGGCGAGGAGAGCGCCCTGGTCAAGCCCCTCGTCGGCGGGCTCACCGGCACGCCGCCGGCGGAGGTGCCCGACATCGCCGTCCTGCTCTGGGGGCCGCTGCTGCGCGGAGCGGTGGTGAACGCCCGATGACCGGGAAGACGACGACCTCGCTGGTCAAGCTGGTGCTCTTCGCCGCGGTGACGCTGCTGCTGACCGGCCTGCTCGCCCAGACCCTCGGCGCGTTCCCACCCGACGGCGTCACCTACCGGGCCCGGTTCACCGACGTCACCGGACTGCTCGCCGGGGACGACGTTCGGATCGCCGGGGTCCGGGTCGGCAAGGTCAGCGACATCACGGTGGTCGACGACCGGGTCGCCGAGGTGGCCTTCACCGTGGACCGCGACGTGCCCGTGGCCACCAGCGTCCGCGCCAAGATCCGCTACCGGAACCTGGTCGGCCAGCGGTACGTGGCGCTCACCGAGGGACCGGGGGAGGGCCGGCCGCTGCCCGCCAACGGCCTGATCCCGCTCGCGCAGACCACGCCCGCGCTCGACCTGACCGTGCTGTTCAACGGATTCCGCCCGCTGTTCACCGCGCTGAGCCCCGACGACGTCAACAAGCTCGCCTACGAGATCATCCAGGTCCTCCAGGGTGAGGGCGGCACGATCACCAGCCTGCTGCAACGCACCGCGTCGCTGACCAACACCCTCGCCGACCGGGACGCGGTCATCGGCCGGGTCGTCACCAACCTCAACAGCGTCCTGGCCACGCTGGCCAGCCGGGACCACGACCTGGACCAGACCATCAGCCAGTTGCAACAGTTCGTCTCCGGCCTCGCCGCCGACCGCACCGCCATCGGGGACGCTCTGGCCAACCTCGGCGAACTCACCGACGTGACCTCATCGCTGCTGCGCGAGGTGCGGCCGCCGCTGGCGGCGGACGTCCGGGCCCTGGACGACCTCGCCGGCACCCTGGACCGCAACTCCGCCGTCATCGACGGCACCCTCGGCCGGCTGCCCGAGCGGTACGAGTCGCTGACCCGGGTCGCCTCCTACGGCTCCTGGTTCAACTTCTACCTCTGCGACTTCGACGGCCGGGTGGCCGTCGCCGGCCAGCCACCGCTCAACCCGGCCACCTTCAGCGCCCCCGCCGCCCGCTGCGCCACCGGAGGCCGCCAGTGAAGCCCTTCCGCGAACGCAATCCGGTCGTCGTCGGCGCGATCGGACTGGTCGTGATCGTCGCCGCGCTGCTCGGCGCCTTCCAGCTCGACCGGCTGGCCGCGCTCACCGGCCGGGC
Proteins encoded:
- the shbA gene encoding RNA polymerase sigma factor ShbA yields the protein MTTVIQPELVRRAAAGDQAATATLLTDVRPGLVRYCRGRLGRIGGAYTTADDVAQEVCVAVLRALPRYREQGSPFTAFVYGIAAHKVADAQRAAIRDSAVTPTDTPLEQPDGAPGPEQQAVASDLARRLSGLLNRLPDVQREIILLRVAVGLSADEVGTIVGMTAAAVRMAQSRALARLRTLAGDALDEVAA
- a CDS encoding ABC transporter ATP-binding protein; protein product: MGVEVAVRGLTKSFGGQPVWSDVTLTLPAGEISVLLGPSGTGKSVFLKTLVGLLRPDRGDIWIEGQNLPRLSERALYEVRKLFGVLFQDGALFGSMNIYDNVAFPLREHTRRPESQIRAVVTEKLDMVGLIGAEKKLPGEISGGMRKRAGLARALVLDPQIILFDEPDSGLDPVRTAYLNQLIIDLNQRTEATFLIVTHDINTARTVPDNIGLIYHGHLAMFGPREMLLSSTEPVVRQFLNAQRIGPIGMAEEKDADELQAEAQAGVELPPLPPIPLQLPPSDGLPRRAERPAGQWCREQGVTPPPGSFAGRPDAERPTVELSVAELRQHREVAG
- a CDS encoding MlaE family ABC transporter permease, with protein sequence MSAPTTAVRRSGEFFAFCLDTLRGLGRRPVQVREFVQQAWFISSVSILPAALVSIPFGAVIALQLGSLVRQLGAQSFTGAASVLAVVREAGPIVTALVIAGAGGSAICADLGSRKIREELDAMQVLGIDPIQRLVVPRVLASMLVAVLLNGLVSVVGVTGGYAFNVVLQGGTPGAYLASFQALGQLPDLLVGEVKALLFGAAAALVASYKGMTAKGGPKGVGDAVNQSVVITFMLLFALNFIVTAVYFQVVPQKGS
- a CDS encoding MlaE family ABC transporter permease, which gives rise to MAVLRYLDDLGGQLSFYLRAFAWTPRTLSRYKREVMRLLAEVSFGTGALAVLGGTIGVICFLTFFTGTEVGLQGYQALNQIGSSAFTGFVSAYFNTREISPLVAALALSATVGCGFTAQLGAMRISEEVDALEVMGVPSLPFLVTTRMIAGFIAVIPLYVIGLLSSYLATRTIAVFYFGQSAGTYDYYFHLFLPPVDVLWSFGKVLVFSVIVVLVHCYYGYTATGGPAAVGVAVGRAVRLAIVAVNIVDFFLSLAIWGATTTVRIAG
- a CDS encoding MCE family protein, whose protein sequence is MRHRVLGIVFIAVLTAALTASVLQYRKAFTPVAWVTLHADRAGLQLLEGADVKVRGVVVGDVRSVRSDGGGAVIRLALDPATTDRIPADVTARLLPKTLFGERYVELVPPTAGTAGPIRDGAVISQDRSRTAVELERVLDQALPLLQSIRPDQLAATLGAISTALEGRGDQLGANLARLDAYLRQLNPAMPALAEDVRKLAVVLDAYDAALPDLLALLRDVTVTARTVSDQRTQLAALLADTTDTADVTRAFLDRHGDQLIRLGEVSRPVLELLATYAPEYPCLVSGLVALQPRVEEVFAGGRMHITLEVTRDGGPYERGRDEPVYGAHNGPDCRRLPHPSVPAPEVPVNDGYDYRGARSHPLLPVGVPGGPAGTAAGSAAMGQAGTGEESALVKPLVGGLTGTPPAEVPDIAVLLWGPLLRGAVVNAR
- a CDS encoding MCE family protein; its protein translation is MTGKTTTSLVKLVLFAAVTLLLTGLLAQTLGAFPPDGVTYRARFTDVTGLLAGDDVRIAGVRVGKVSDITVVDDRVAEVAFTVDRDVPVATSVRAKIRYRNLVGQRYVALTEGPGEGRPLPANGLIPLAQTTPALDLTVLFNGFRPLFTALSPDDVNKLAYEIIQVLQGEGGTITSLLQRTASLTNTLADRDAVIGRVVTNLNSVLATLASRDHDLDQTISQLQQFVSGLAADRTAIGDALANLGELTDVTSSLLREVRPPLAADVRALDDLAGTLDRNSAVIDGTLGRLPERYESLTRVASYGSWFNFYLCDFDGRVAVAGQPPLNPATFSAPAARCATGGRQ